A genomic stretch from Rhineura floridana isolate rRhiFlo1 chromosome 18, rRhiFlo1.hap2, whole genome shotgun sequence includes:
- the TICAM1 gene encoding TIR domain-containing adapter molecule 1 has product MAETTEVHPSLEGIFRVLARIPEDKLVQCKYKLNSTKQDWRSCKRLRAMILLTLRRETEARVSLEALGDDVAAAHIYQSHWGSASANRANPIPLNQDPEVVLAVARIFSLLVDEKLCGALARDEAYRAAVKAFHTNNAQGSKLESLLGEARDKCGLDFTPAVASHNVCAPSSGAGTSLAGAAKSSPVPIPSSWAPSDLQPLRSTGSPTSLISHFEISQSPTMLVFNHSAGQHGIPEPSKLFGSSVSPLVPPGKGGDALESPDHCSSEKPMESSLQDQPTTGHTGGFRGNLSSPLVWPHLTATQPREEAGQGREPWNTVAEELQDPEGSSLQNPQALPAPLPAAVSSAGLIQRPVEDSSSSTQRLSSASSSALPPSGSPTTDPQGDEQQFFTFVVVHASEDETIACRVREQLETMGVSNGATFNEDFLVPGHCQLSCFQDVLDNSAFTLLLLTENFKSRLCTFQANMALMDSFERFLKTNSVIPFVPKENPIKRGEMPCLLAGLVPLDENSHVFARRVKNTFAPAVIREKKVAWSYFKQVHDRERLQEQHQDYRRVLQRLSALSVNLQAPVALQAPQVGFSGLQVPPGQFPEPFCQATFPVPGMPQHQPGPDLSSVVVSLGPPSMLSGGPPPHLIIQNAQMVQIGDYNQMQVERTNAALGTGEEEVGVDQWNRHED; this is encoded by the exons ATGGCAGAGACCACCGAGGTTCACCCAAGCCTGGAGGGCATCTTCAGGGTCTTAGCCAGAATCCCGGAGGACAAGTTGGTCCAGTGCAAGTATAAGCTGAACTCCACGAAGCAAGACTGGAGGAGCTGTAAGCGCCTGCGTGCCATGATCCTTCTGACCttgaggagagagacagaggccaGGGTGAGCCTGGAGGCTTTGGGGGACGACGTGGCGGCAGCCCACATCTACCAAAGCCACTGGGGTAGTGCTTCGGCAAACAGAGCCAATCCAATTCCCCTGAACCAGGATccagaagtggtgctggctgtggCTCGGATCTTTTCACTGCTAGTAGATGAAAAACTGTGTGGAGCCCTAGCCAGAGATGAGGCATACCGAGCAGCCGTCAAGGCCTTCCACACAAACAATGCCCAAGGATCGAAGCTGGAGAGCCTCTTGGGAGAAGCTCGGGATAAGTGCGGCCTGGATTTCACTCCTGCGGTGGCAAGCCATAACGTCTGTGCGCCAAGCTCTGGTGCAGGGACTTCCTTAGCTGGAGCAGCCAAGAGCTCTCCAGTGCCAATCCCGAGTTCCTGGGCCCCCTCTGACCTCCAGCCACTCCGCTCCACTGGCAGCCCAACCTCCCTCATCAGTCACTTTGAGATCAGCCAGTCCCCAACGATGCTGGTCTTCAACCACTCCGCTGGCCAGCACGGCATCCCCGAGCCCAGTAAACTTTTTGGGAGTTCCGTCAGCCCTTTGGTGCCACCCGGCAAAGGGGGAGACGCCCTTGAGTCACCAGACCATTGCTCGTCCGAGAAACCCATGGAGTCCTCTCTGCAAGACCAGCCAACAACCGGACACACTGGTGGCTTCCGAGGCAACCTTTCCTCTCCGTTGGTTTGGCCTCACCTTACAGCTACGCAGCCACGTGAGGAGGCTGGACAGGGCAGGGAACCCTGGAACACAGTGGCAGAAGAACTGCAGGACCCTGAAGGAAGCTCACTCCAAAATCCGCAAGCGTTGCCTGCGCCTCTGCCTGCAGCAGTGTCTTCCGCAGGGTTGATCCAAAGACCCGTGGAAGACTCCTCTTCCTCAACACAAAGACTCTCCTCTGCTTCAagctctgcccttcctccatcGGGATCCCCGACGACAGATCCACAGGGTGACGAGCAGCAGTTCTTCACTTTCGTGGTTGTCCACGCCAGCGAAGACGAGACCATTGCCTGCCGGGTGAGGGAGCAGCTGGAGACCATGGGCGTCTCCAACGGGGCAACGTTCAATGAGGATTTCCTGGTCCCTGGGCACTGCCagctcagctgcttccaggaCGTGTTGGACAACTCGGCCTTCACCCTCCTGCTCCTGACGGAGAACTTCAAGAGCCGCCTCTGCACTTTCCAGGCCAACATGGCCTTGATGGACTCCTTCGAGCGCTTCCTCAAGACCAACTCGGTGATCCCCTTTGTGCCTAAGGAGAACCCCATAAAAAGGGGGGAGATGCCTTGTTTGCTCGCGGGACTCGTGCCATTGGATGAGAACTCGCATGTTTTTGCCAGGCGGGTCAAGAACACTTTCGCCCCGGCGGTGATCCGGGAGAAGAAGGTTGCGTGGAGCTACTTCAAGCAGGTCCACGACAGGGAACGTTTGCAGGAGCAACACCAAGATTACAGGCGGGTGCTGCAACGCCTCTCCGCGCTCAGCGTGAACTTGCAAGCTCCAGTGGCTTTGCAGGCCCCACAGGTGGGCTTTTCGGGGTTGCAAGTCCCACCTGGCCAGTTTCCAGAACCGTTTTGCCAGGCAACATTTCCTGTTCCCGGGATGCCACAACATCAGCCTGGGCCTGATCTATCCTCCGTTGTGGTCTCCCTGGGGCCTCCTAGCATGCTCTCAGGTGGGCCTCCGCCCCACCTCATCATCCAAAATGCCCAGATGGTTCAAATTGGAGACTACAACCAAATGCAG GTGGAGAGGACAAATGCGGCGCTTGGCACGGGAGAGGAAGAGGTTGGCGTGGACCAGTGGAATAGGCACGAAGACTGA
- the FEM1A gene encoding protein fem-1 homolog A, with protein MDLRLAVYNAAREGKLKLLQKLLGSRSREELQELTASPGGGEGAGGTPLLIAARHGHQEVVEYLLDHCGARVEVGGSVNFDGETIEGAPPLWAASAAGHLDVVRSLLERGASVNQTTLTNSTPLRAACFDGHLEIVHYLIGERGADLEVANRHGHTCLMISCYKGHSEIARYLLERGADVNRRSVKGNTALHDCAESGSLEILRLLLGSKARMEKDGYGMTPLLAASVTGHTNIVEYLIEGALEEQVEGKQEASEAVCDGAGREEHHDGCLATCDGHPRAYCTPEAAVEALELLGATFVDKKRDLLGALKHWRRAMDLRHKGGQYHAKPEPRQLVLAYDYSREVSTMEELESLVTDPDEMRMQALLIRERILGPSHPDTSYYIRYRGAVYADSGNFERCINLWKYALEMQQGNLEALSPMTASSFLSFAELFSYVLQDRSKGTMATQLGFPDLMGVLSKGVREVERALLHRKDPVADSAQFTKALAIILHLVFLLEKVECAPEQEHQKRQTVYRLLKCNPRGKNGFTPLHMAVDKDTTTVGRYPVGKFPSLHVVNLLLECGADPDSRDYDNNTPLHVAARNNCPLIMSALMEAGAHMDATNAFKQTAYELLDEKLLTKAMMQPFNYITLQCLAARALDKHKIPYKGFIPEELEAFIELH; from the coding sequence ATGGATCTCCGCCTGGCAGTCTACAACGCCGCCCGTGAGGGAAAGCTGAAGCTTCTGCAGAAGTTGCTGGGAAGCCGCAGCAGAGAGGAGCTGCAAGAGCTGACAGCCAGCCCCGGGGGTGGGGAAGGCGCTGGGGGCACCCCATTGCTGATCGCCGCCCGCCACGGCCACCAAGAGGTGGTGGAGTATCTGCTGGACCACTGCGGTGCCAGGGTGGAAGTGGGCGGCTCGGTCAACTTCGACGGCGAGACCATCGAGGGGGCCCCGCCTCTGTGGGCTGCCTCTGCGGCTGGGCACTTGGACGTGGTGCGCAGCCTGCTGGAGCGGGGGGCCAGCGTCAATCAGACCACGCTCACCAACTCCACCCCGCTGCGGGCAGCCTGCTTCGATGGGCACCTGGAGATTGTCCACTACTTGATTGGGGAGAGGGGAGCTGACCTGGAGGTGGCCAACCGCCATGGCCACACCTGCCTGATGATTTCATGCTACAAGGGGCATTCAGAGATTGCCCGCTACCTGCTGGAGAGAGGGGCCGACGTCAACCGCCGCAGCGTCAAGGGCAACACCGCCTTGCATGACTGCGCCGAATCCGGCAGCCTGGAGATCCTCCGCCTGTTGCTCGGCTCCAAAGCCCGCATGGAGAAAGATGGGTACGGGATGACCCCTCTGTTGGCCGCTAGCGTCACCGGCCACACCAATATTGTGGAATACCTCATAGAGGGAGCGCTGGAGGAGCAGGTGGAGGGGAAGCAGGAAGCGAGTGAGGCCGTTTGTGATGGGGCAGGCCGTGAGGAGCATCACGATGGCTGCTTGGCTACATGCGACGGCCATCCCCGTGCTTACTGCACACCGGAGGCAGCTGTGGAAGCGTTGGAGCTCCTGGGAGCCACCTTTGTCGACAAGAAGCGTGACCTGCTCGGGGCTCTTAAGCACTGGCGGAGGGCGATGGACCTTCGGCACAAGGGTGGGCAGTACCATGCCAAGCCAGAGCCTCGCCAGTTGGTGCTGGCATACGACTATTCACGGGAGGTGAGCACGATGGAGGAGCTGGAGTCCTTGGTGACTGACCCGGATGAAATGCGGATGCAAGCGCTCTTGATCCGGGAGCGCATCCTCGGCCCCTCCCACCCGGACACCTCTTACTATATCCGCTACCGGGGGGCCGTCTATGCCGATTCGGGAAACTTTGAGCGCTGCATTAATCTGTGGAAGTACGCCTTGGAGATGCAGCAGGGCAACTTGGAGGCCTTAAGCCCCATGACAGCAAGCAGCTTCCTCTCTTTTGCTGAGCTCTTCTCTTACGTTCTTCAGGACCGCTCAAAAGGCACCATGGCGACCCAGCTGGGCTTCCCCGACCTCATGGGGGTTTTGAGCAAAGGGGTCCGCGAGGTTGAGCGGGCTCTCCTCCATCGGAAAGACCCTGTGGCCGATTCCGCCCAGTTCACCAAAGCCCTGGCCATCATCCTCCACTTGGTCTTCCTGCTGGAGAAAGTGGAGTGCGCTCCAGAACAGGAGCACCAGAAGCGTCAGACCGTCTACCGCTTGTTGAAGTGCAACCCGCGGGGCAAGAATGGCTTCACCCCTTTGCACATGGCGGTGGACAAGGACACCACCACTGTTGGCCGCTACCCAGTGGGGAAGTTCCCCTCGCTCCATGTGGTGAACCTCCTCCTGGAGTGCGGGGCCGACCCCGACAGCCGCGACTATGATAACAACACCCCGCTGCACGTGGCCGCCCGGAACAACTGCCCACTCATCATGAGCGCCCTCATGGAGGCCGGAGCCCACATGGATGCCACCAACGCCTTCAAGCAGACGGCGTACGAGCTGTTGGACGAGAAGCTCCTCACCAAGGCCATGATGCAGCCTTTCAATTACATCACCTTGCAGTGCCTTGCTGCTCGAGCGCTGGATAAACACAAGATACCCTACAAAGGCTTCATCCCGGAAGAGCTGGAAGCCTTCATCGAACTCCATTAG